The following proteins are encoded in a genomic region of Alistipes shahii WAL 8301:
- the rplB gene encoding 50S ribosomal protein L2 yields the protein MAVRKFKPVTAGTRHKIIGTFDEITTSKPEKSLLSPKKSSGGRNNDGKMTVRYIGGGHKQMYRNVDFKRSKDGIAATVKTIEYDPNRTARIALLVYADGEKSYIIAPNGLQVGQTVMSGAGVAPEVGNTLFLSEIPLGTVVHNIELYPGQGAAMARSAGSYAQLLAREGKFAVIKLPSGETRMVLVTCRATVGVVSNVDHSLESSGKAGRERWLGRRPRNRGVVMNPVDHPMGGGEGRASGGHPRSRKGLLAKGYKTRNPKKTTSKFIISKKKK from the coding sequence ATGGCAGTAAGAAAATTTAAACCTGTAACCGCAGGTACGAGACATAAGATTATCGGCACGTTCGACGAGATCACGACGTCGAAACCGGAGAAATCGCTGCTCAGCCCCAAGAAGAGCTCGGGTGGACGTAACAACGACGGCAAGATGACGGTCCGCTACATCGGCGGCGGTCACAAGCAGATGTATCGTAACGTCGACTTCAAACGCTCGAAGGACGGCATCGCCGCAACTGTAAAAACGATCGAGTACGACCCCAATCGTACCGCGCGCATCGCACTCCTGGTATACGCCGACGGTGAGAAGAGCTACATCATCGCACCCAACGGACTCCAGGTGGGCCAGACCGTCATGAGCGGCGCAGGCGTCGCTCCCGAGGTCGGAAACACGCTCTTCCTGAGCGAGATTCCCCTGGGTACGGTCGTCCACAACATTGAACTCTACCCCGGTCAGGGGGCCGCTATGGCCCGTTCGGCCGGTTCCTACGCCCAGCTGCTGGCTCGTGAAGGCAAATTCGCCGTCATCAAGCTGCCTTCGGGCGAGACTCGTATGGTACTCGTAACTTGCCGCGCTACGGTGGGTGTCGTGTCGAACGTCGACCACAGCCTCGAAAGCTCGGGCAAGGCAGGACGCGAGCGTTGGCTCGGCCGCCGTCCGCGCAACCGCGGTGTCGTCATGAACCCGGTGGATCACCCGATGGGTGGTGGCGAAGGCCGTGCGTCGGGTGGTCACCCGCGTTCGCGCAAGGGTCTGCTTGCCAAGGGTTATAAGACTCGTAACCCGAAGAAGACGACCTCGAAGTTTATTATTTCCAAGAAGAAAAAATAA
- the rplC gene encoding 50S ribosomal protein L3, protein MSGLIGKKIGMTSVYSAEGKNIPCTVIEAGPCVVTQIKTVEKDTYEAVQIAYDETSEKHATSSLLGHFKKAGTTPKRKLAEFKDMPEVNLGDTLTVELFSEEDWVDVTGISKGKGFQGVVKRHGFGGVGGQTHGQHNRARKPGSLGASSYPSRVFKGKRLPGQMGGEQVKVLNLRVLKVIPESNLILVKGSIPGAKGAYLTIEK, encoded by the coding sequence ATGTCAGGACTTATTGGAAAGAAAATCGGAATGACTTCCGTTTACAGTGCCGAGGGTAAGAACATACCATGCACTGTCATTGAGGCTGGACCGTGCGTTGTTACGCAAATCAAGACCGTCGAGAAGGATACCTACGAGGCGGTTCAGATTGCCTATGACGAGACGAGTGAAAAGCACGCCACCAGCAGTTTGTTAGGTCACTTCAAGAAAGCCGGCACGACTCCGAAACGCAAACTTGCGGAATTCAAGGACATGCCTGAAGTGAATCTCGGCGACACGCTGACCGTAGAACTCTTCTCGGAAGAGGACTGGGTGGACGTGACCGGGATCTCGAAAGGAAAAGGCTTCCAGGGCGTAGTGAAGCGTCACGGCTTCGGCGGCGTCGGCGGCCAGACCCACGGCCAGCACAACCGTGCGCGCAAGCCGGGTTCGCTGGGCGCGTCGTCCTATCCCTCGCGCGTCTTCAAGGGCAAACGTCTGCCCGGCCAGATGGGCGGCGAGCAGGTCAAGGTTTTGAACCTGCGTGTATTGAAAGTAATCCCCGAGAGCAACCTCATCCTCGTGAAAGGTTCGATTCCGGGAGCAAAAGGTGCTTATTTAACGATTGAAAAATAG
- the rplW gene encoding 50S ribosomal protein L23 has translation MDIIIKPVLTEKMTIQGEKLNRYGFIVDVRANKLQIRNAVEQMYNVVVTDVNTVNYMGKLKSRYTKAGLLEGRANNFKKAIVTLKDGDKIDFYSNI, from the coding sequence ATGGACATTATTATTAAGCCGGTTTTGACCGAGAAAATGACGATTCAGGGCGAAAAGTTGAATCGCTACGGTTTTATCGTTGACGTGAGGGCTAACAAGCTGCAGATTCGCAATGCCGTAGAGCAGATGTACAACGTCGTCGTTACGGACGTGAACACCGTGAACTACATGGGCAAACTCAAGAGCCGCTACACCAAGGCGGGCCTCTTGGAGGGTCGCGCCAATAACTTCAAGAAGGCGATCGTCACCTTGAAGGATGGAGACAAGATCGATTTTTACAGTAATATCTAA
- the rpsJ gene encoding 30S ribosomal protein S10, whose protein sequence is MNQKIRIKLKSFDHNLVDKSAEKIVKTVKSTGAVVSGPVPLPTHKQIFTVNRSTFVNKKAREQFQLCTFKRILDIYSSTPKTIDALMKLELPSGVEVEIKV, encoded by the coding sequence ATGAACCAGAAGATTAGAATCAAGTTAAAGTCATTCGATCACAATCTCGTGGACAAGTCGGCCGAGAAGATTGTGAAGACTGTGAAGAGCACGGGCGCCGTCGTGAGCGGCCCGGTGCCCCTTCCCACGCACAAGCAGATTTTTACGGTCAACCGCTCGACTTTCGTCAACAAGAAAGCCCGCGAGCAGTTCCAGCTCTGCACCTTCAAGCGTATCCTCGACATCTACTCGTCGACGCCCAAAACGATCGACGCGCTGATGAAACTGGAGCTTCCCTCGGGTGTGGAGGTAGAGATCAAGGTGTGA
- the rplD gene encoding 50S ribosomal protein L4 → MELAVLNTQGKETGRKVVLSDAVFGVEANDHAIYLDVKQYLADQRQGTHKSKQRNEVAGSTRKLKRQKGTGGARAGSIKSPLFPGGGRIFGPQPRDYSFKLNKKLKQLARRSALTYKAQAGAISIVETMSLEAPKTKSVVALAEALKVDDKKVLLVLPESNVNLQLSCRNLPYVKPVLAQNVCTYDVMNASAIVMVEGAENVLNTMLA, encoded by the coding sequence ATGGAATTAGCTGTATTAAACACACAAGGAAAAGAGACGGGTCGTAAGGTAGTCCTTTCGGACGCCGTCTTCGGCGTGGAGGCTAATGACCACGCTATTTACCTCGACGTGAAGCAGTATCTCGCTGACCAGCGTCAGGGTACGCACAAGTCGAAGCAGCGCAACGAAGTTGCCGGCTCGACGCGCAAACTCAAGCGTCAGAAAGGCACCGGCGGCGCCCGTGCGGGCAGCATCAAGTCGCCCCTGTTCCCGGGAGGCGGCCGCATCTTCGGTCCCCAGCCCCGCGATTACAGCTTCAAGCTCAACAAGAAGCTCAAGCAGCTGGCCCGCCGCAGCGCGCTGACCTACAAGGCTCAGGCCGGCGCCATCAGCATCGTCGAGACGATGTCGCTGGAGGCTCCCAAGACCAAGTCGGTCGTGGCTCTGGCCGAGGCGCTCAAGGTCGACGACAAGAAGGTGCTGCTGGTTCTCCCCGAATCGAACGTCAACCTGCAGCTGTCGTGCCGCAACCTTCCCTATGTGAAGCCCGTGCTGGCTCAGAACGTCTGCACCTACGACGTGATGAACGCATCGGCCATCGTGATGGTGGAAGGCGCCGAGAATGTATTGAATACGATGTTAGCTTAA